The following coding sequences are from one Oryzisolibacter sp. LB2S window:
- the uvrB gene encoding excinuclease ABC subunit UvrB, producing the protein MQSAATAAPASTGQFVEFPDSPFQLFQPYPPAGDQPEAIARLVEGVRDGEVFQTLLGVTGSGKTFTMANVIARLGRPAIVFAPNKTLAAQLYSEFREFFPKNAVEYFVSYYDYYQPEAYVPQRDLFIEKDSAINEHIEQMRLSCTKSLLERRDVVIVATVSAIYGIGNPESYHRMVMTLRVGDRLGQRDAIAQLIRMQYQRNDQDFTRGKFRVRGDTIDVFPAEHSELAVRIELFDDEVESLQLFDPLTGRIQQKIPRFTVYPSSHYVTPRDVVLAAVETIKEELRERLAFFAREGKLVEAQRLEQRTRFDLEMLTEVGHCKGIENYSRHLSGAAPGEPPSTLTDYLPADALMFLDESHQMIGQLNAMYNGDRSRKTTLVDYGFRLPSALDNRPLKFEEFERRMRQVIFVSATPADYEKEHSGQVVDQVVRPTGLVDPEVEVRPATHQVDDVLQEIRLRVERNERVLITTLTKRMAEQLTDYLDENGVKVRYLHSDVDTVERVEIIRDLRLGAFDVLVGINLLREGLDIPEVSLVAILDADKEGFLRAERSLIQTIGRAARNLHGKAILYADRVTDSMKKAIDETERRRARQIAHNEAEGITPRSIVKQVRDLIDGVYSEKAGQEAQRLEQEAARHAELDEMSEKDIAREIKRLEKRMLELARNLEFEQAARVRDELADLKDRVLGAHGGDHVAR; encoded by the coding sequence ATGCAATCAGCCGCCACCGCCGCGCCCGCATCCACCGGGCAGTTTGTCGAGTTTCCCGACTCGCCGTTCCAGTTGTTCCAGCCCTATCCCCCCGCGGGCGACCAGCCCGAGGCGATTGCCAGGCTGGTCGAGGGCGTGAGGGACGGCGAGGTGTTCCAGACCCTGCTGGGTGTCACGGGTTCGGGCAAGACCTTCACCATGGCCAACGTGATCGCGCGCCTGGGGCGGCCGGCCATCGTGTTTGCGCCCAACAAGACGCTGGCGGCGCAGCTGTACTCGGAGTTTCGCGAGTTCTTCCCGAAGAACGCGGTGGAGTACTTCGTCAGCTACTACGACTACTACCAGCCCGAGGCCTATGTGCCCCAGCGCGACCTGTTCATCGAGAAGGACAGCGCCATCAACGAGCACATCGAGCAGATGCGCCTGTCCTGCACCAAGAGCCTGCTTGAGCGCCGCGACGTGGTCATCGTGGCCACCGTCTCGGCCATCTACGGCATTGGCAACCCCGAGAGCTACCACCGCATGGTGATGACGCTGCGCGTGGGCGACAGGCTGGGCCAGCGCGACGCGATCGCGCAGCTGATTCGCATGCAGTACCAGCGCAACGACCAGGACTTCACGCGCGGCAAGTTCCGCGTGCGCGGCGACACCATAGACGTGTTCCCGGCCGAGCATTCGGAGCTGGCCGTGCGCATAGAGCTGTTCGACGACGAGGTCGAGAGCCTGCAGCTGTTCGACCCGCTCACCGGCCGCATCCAGCAGAAGATCCCGCGCTTCACGGTCTACCCCAGCAGCCACTATGTGACGCCGCGCGACGTGGTGCTGGCGGCCGTGGAGACCATCAAGGAGGAGCTGCGCGAGCGCCTGGCGTTCTTTGCGCGTGAGGGCAAGCTCGTCGAGGCCCAGCGCCTGGAGCAGCGCACGCGCTTCGACCTCGAGATGCTGACCGAGGTGGGCCACTGCAAGGGCATCGAGAACTACTCGCGCCACCTCTCGGGCGCGGCGCCGGGCGAGCCGCCGTCGACGCTTACCGACTACCTGCCGGCGGACGCGCTGATGTTCCTCGACGAGAGTCACCAGATGATCGGCCAGCTCAACGCCATGTACAACGGCGACCGCTCGCGCAAGACCACGCTGGTGGACTATGGCTTTCGCCTGCCCTCGGCGCTCGATAACCGGCCGCTCAAGTTCGAGGAATTCGAGCGCCGCATGCGCCAGGTGATCTTTGTCTCGGCCACGCCCGCGGACTACGAGAAGGAGCATTCGGGCCAGGTGGTCGACCAGGTGGTGCGCCCCACGGGCCTGGTGGACCCGGAGGTCGAGGTGCGCCCCGCCACGCATCAGGTGGACGATGTGCTGCAGGAGATCCGCCTGCGCGTGGAGAGGAACGAGCGCGTGCTCATCACCACCTTGACCAAGCGCATGGCCGAGCAGCTCACCGACTACCTGGACGAGAACGGCGTCAAGGTGCGCTATCTGCACTCCGACGTGGACACCGTGGAGCGCGTGGAGATCATCCGCGACCTGCGCCTGGGCGCATTCGACGTGCTCGTCGGCATCAACCTGCTGAGGGAAGGGCTGGACATCCCGGAGGTCTCGCTCGTGGCCATTCTGGATGCCGACAAGGAGGGCTTTCTGCGTGCCGAGCGCAGCCTGATCCAGACCATAGGCCGCGCGGCGCGCAACCTGCACGGCAAGGCCATCCTGTACGCCGACCGCGTGACCGACTCGATGAAGAAGGCCATCGATGAGACCGAGCGCCGCCGCGCCCGGCAGATCGCCCACAACGAGGCGGAGGGGATCACGCCGCGCAGCATTGTCAAGCAGGTAAGAGACCTGATTGACGGCGTCTACAGCGAGAAGGCCGGGCAAGAGGCGCAGCGCCTGGAGCAGGAGGCGGCGCGCCATGCCGAGCTCGACGAGATGTCGGAAAAGGACATTGCGCGCGAGATCAAGCGGCTGGAGAAGCGCATGCTGGAACTTGCGCGCAATCTGGAGTTCGAACAGGCCGCACGCGTGCGCGACGAGCTCGCCGACCTCAAGGATCGGGTGTTGGGCGCGCACGGAGGCGACCATGTCGCAAGATGA
- a CDS encoding amino acid aminotransferase, with product MSLFSAVEMAPRDPILGLNEQFNADTNPNKVNLGVGVYFDDNGKLPLLQCVQVAEKAMMDKPAARGYLPIDGIAAYDSAVKGLVFGADSEPVTNGRVATVQAIGGTGGLKIGADFLKKVSPDAKVLISDPSWENHRALFTNAGFTVETYAYYDAAKRGVNFDGMLASLNAAAPGTIVVLHACCHNPTGYDITPAQWDQVVAVVKAKGLTAFLDMAYQGFGNGIAEDGAVIQKFVAAGLTFFVSTSFSKSFSLYGERVGALSVLCTDKEEAARVLSQLKIAIRTNYSNPPTHGGAVVAAVLNNPELRALWEKELGEMRVRIKAMRQKLVDGLKAAGVKQDMSFMTQQIGMFSYSGLSKEQMVRLRSEFGVYGTDTGRICVAALNSKNIDYVCQSIAKVI from the coding sequence ATGTCTCTGTTTTCCGCCGTCGAAATGGCCCCCCGCGACCCCATCCTGGGTCTGAACGAGCAATTCAATGCCGACACCAACCCCAACAAGGTCAACCTGGGCGTGGGCGTGTATTTCGACGACAACGGCAAGCTGCCCCTGCTCCAATGCGTCCAGGTCGCCGAGAAGGCCATGATGGACAAGCCCGCCGCACGCGGCTACCTGCCCATCGACGGCATTGCCGCCTATGACAGCGCCGTCAAGGGCCTGGTCTTCGGCGCCGACTCCGAGCCCGTCACCAACGGCCGCGTGGCCACCGTGCAGGCCATCGGCGGCACGGGCGGCCTGAAGATCGGCGCCGACTTCCTCAAGAAGGTCAGCCCCGATGCCAAGGTGCTGATCTCCGACCCGAGCTGGGAAAACCACCGCGCCCTGTTCACCAATGCAGGCTTCACGGTCGAAACCTATGCCTACTACGACGCTGCCAAGCGCGGCGTGAACTTCGACGGCATGCTCGCCAGCCTGAACGCAGCGGCGCCCGGCACCATCGTCGTGCTGCACGCCTGCTGCCACAACCCCACGGGCTACGACATCACGCCCGCGCAGTGGGACCAGGTCGTCGCCGTCGTCAAGGCCAAGGGCCTCACGGCCTTCCTCGACATGGCCTACCAGGGCTTCGGCAACGGCATCGCCGAAGACGGCGCCGTGATCCAGAAGTTCGTCGCCGCGGGCCTCACGTTCTTCGTCTCGACCTCGTTCTCCAAGAGCTTTTCCCTGTACGGCGAGCGCGTGGGCGCCCTGTCGGTGCTGTGCACGGACAAGGAAGAGGCCGCACGCGTGCTCAGCCAGCTCAAGATCGCCATCCGCACCAACTACAGCAACCCACCCACGCATGGCGGCGCCGTGGTGGCCGCGGTGCTGAACAACCCCGAGCTGCGCGCGCTGTGGGAGAAGGAACTCGGCGAGATGCGCGTGCGCATCAAGGCCATGCGCCAAAAGCTCGTCGACGGCCTCAAGGCCGCCGGCGTGAAGCAGGACATGAGCTTCATGACGCAGCAGATCGGCATGTTCAGCTACTCGGGCCTGTCCAAGGAGCAGATGGTGCGCCTGCGCAGCGAGTTCGGCGTCTACGGCACCGACACCGGCCGCATCTGCGTGGCCGCGCTCAACAGCAAGAACATCGACTATGTCTGCCAGTCGATCGCCAAGGTGATCTAA
- a CDS encoding YgiQ family radical SAM protein, whose product MNAPIDVSFFPRNAKPLSSYRPFWAKRFGPAPFLPMSREEMAQLGWDSCDVILVTGDAYVDHPSFGMAVIGRTLEAQGFRVGIIAQPDWQSAEPFKVLGKPNLFWGVTAGNMDSMINRYTADRKIRSDDAYTPGAEGNRRPDRAAIVYSQRCREAYKDVPIILGGMEGSLRRIAHYDYWSDKVRRSIVVDSKCDLLLYGNAERALVDIAHRLARREPVESITDLRGTAFIRRPGDETSRGWMEVDSTEVDRPGPVEAHINPYQTTSEQAASQGASCAKENAPDSVASDACSTGATGQNHAEKPLQFVPNPALVSKKALQREKTVIRLPSYEQVKSDPVLYAHASRVFHLETNPGNARALVQAHGEGATARDVWLNPPPIPLTTAEMDHIFDLPYARSPHPRYADEHGRHDGPTKIPAWEVIRFSINIMRGCFGGCTFCSITEHEGRIIQSRSEDSILREIEDVRDKVQGFTGTISDLGGPTANMYRLGCRTPEIEASCRKPSCVYPGICQNLTTNHDPLISIYKKGRAIKGIKKILIGSGLRYDLAIQSPEYVKELVQHHVGGYLKIAPEHTESGPLTKMMKPGIGNYDKFKVLFEKYTQEAGKKQYLIPYFIAAHPGTSDEDMMNLAIWLKKNGFRADQVQTFYPSTMATATAMYHTGINTLKGVHRDERGEKVDVVRGEKRRRLHKAFLRYHDPKNWPLLRDALKAMGRADLIGNGKHHLIPTFQPLPGQCGKADKAKYHVIPTMALDSARQSAAQAKQAGGKVGARPAGKTAGQGGARPAGGQPRRGQMLTQHTGLPPRRQR is encoded by the coding sequence ATGAACGCCCCAATCGATGTCTCCTTTTTCCCGCGCAACGCCAAGCCCCTGAGCAGCTACCGCCCGTTCTGGGCCAAGCGCTTTGGCCCCGCGCCCTTCCTGCCCATGAGCCGCGAGGAGATGGCGCAGCTCGGCTGGGACAGCTGCGACGTCATCCTCGTGACCGGCGACGCCTATGTGGATCACCCGAGCTTCGGCATGGCCGTGATCGGGCGCACGCTCGAGGCCCAGGGCTTTCGCGTGGGCATCATCGCCCAGCCCGACTGGCAGAGCGCCGAGCCCTTCAAGGTGCTGGGCAAGCCCAATCTGTTCTGGGGCGTGACGGCGGGCAACATGGATTCCATGATCAACCGCTACACGGCCGATCGCAAGATTCGCAGTGACGACGCCTACACCCCCGGCGCCGAGGGCAACCGCCGCCCGGACCGCGCCGCCATCGTCTACAGCCAGCGCTGCCGCGAGGCGTACAAGGACGTGCCCATCATCCTGGGCGGCATGGAGGGCAGCTTGCGCCGCATCGCCCACTACGACTACTGGAGCGACAAGGTGCGCCGCTCCATCGTCGTGGACAGCAAGTGCGACCTGCTGCTCTACGGCAATGCCGAGCGCGCCCTGGTCGACATCGCCCACCGCCTGGCGCGGCGCGAGCCTGTGGAGAGCATCACGGACCTGCGCGGCACGGCCTTCATCCGCCGCCCGGGCGACGAGACCAGCCGGGGCTGGATGGAGGTCGACTCCACCGAGGTGGACCGGCCCGGCCCGGTGGAGGCGCACATCAACCCCTACCAGACCACCAGCGAGCAGGCGGCCAGCCAGGGCGCGAGCTGCGCCAAGGAGAATGCTCCTGATTCAGTAGCTTCTGACGCTTGCTCCACGGGTGCTACGGGCCAAAACCATGCTGAAAAACCGCTGCAGTTCGTGCCCAACCCGGCGCTGGTGAGCAAGAAGGCCCTGCAGCGCGAGAAGACCGTGATCCGCCTGCCGAGCTACGAGCAGGTGAAAAGCGACCCCGTGCTCTACGCCCACGCCAGCCGCGTCTTCCACCTGGAGACCAACCCCGGCAACGCCCGCGCCCTGGTGCAGGCGCATGGCGAGGGCGCGACTGCGCGCGACGTGTGGCTCAACCCCCCGCCGATACCGCTGACCACGGCGGAGATGGACCATATCTTCGACCTGCCGTACGCGCGCAGCCCGCACCCGCGCTACGCCGACGAGCATGGCCGCCATGACGGCCCAACCAAGATCCCGGCCTGGGAGGTGATCCGCTTCTCCATCAACATCATGCGCGGCTGCTTTGGCGGCTGCACGTTTTGTTCGATCACCGAGCACGAGGGGCGCATCATCCAGAGCCGCTCAGAAGATTCCATCCTGCGCGAGATCGAGGACGTGCGCGACAAGGTCCAGGGCTTCACCGGCACCATCTCCGACCTGGGCGGCCCCACGGCCAACATGTACCGCCTGGGCTGCCGCACGCCCGAGATCGAGGCCTCCTGCCGCAAGCCGAGCTGCGTCTACCCCGGCATCTGCCAGAACCTGACGACCAACCACGACCCGCTGATCTCCATCTACAAAAAGGGCCGCGCCATCAAGGGCATCAAGAAGATCTTGATCGGCTCGGGCCTGCGCTACGACCTGGCGATCCAGTCGCCCGAGTACGTCAAGGAGCTGGTGCAGCACCATGTGGGCGGCTACCTCAAGATCGCGCCCGAGCACACCGAGTCCGGGCCGCTGACCAAGATGATGAAGCCGGGCATTGGCAACTACGACAAGTTCAAGGTGCTGTTCGAGAAGTACACCCAGGAGGCCGGCAAGAAGCAATACCTGATCCCGTACTTCATCGCCGCCCACCCCGGCACCAGCGACGAGGACATGATGAACCTCGCCATCTGGCTCAAGAAAAACGGCTTTCGCGCCGACCAGGTGCAGACCTTCTACCCCAGCACCATGGCCACGGCCACGGCCATGTACCACACGGGCATCAATACGCTCAAGGGCGTTCACAGGGATGAGCGCGGCGAGAAGGTGGACGTGGTGCGTGGCGAGAAGCGCCGGCGCCTGCACAAGGCGTTTCTGCGCTACCACGACCCGAAGAACTGGCCGCTGCTGCGCGACGCCCTCAAGGCCATGGGCCGCGCCGACCTGATCGGCAACGGCAAGCATCACCTGATACCCACCTTCCAGCCGCTGCCCGGCCAATGTGGCAAGGCCGACAAGGCCAAGTACCACGTGATCCCGACCATGGCGCTCGACAGCGCGCGCCAGTCGGCCGCGCAGGCCAAACAGGCCGGCGGCAAGGTGGGCGCACGGCCGGCGGGCAAGACGGCGGGGCAGGGCGGGGCCAGGCCGGCCGGCGGCCAGCCCCGGCGCGGCCAGATGCTGACCCAGCACACGGGCCTGCCGCCGCGCAGGCAGCGCTGA
- a CDS encoding YigZ family protein has protein sequence MPSTLSTPVHSELIIKKSRFIGCVQPMADRASAQAVVDALRQQHPGAAHVCWALLAGGQSAAVDDGEPGGTAGRPMLDVLRHQDLEGVLATVVRYFGGVKLGAGGLVRAYTDTVAQALLQADKVALRRMQTLCCSVPYALEGLLRREIEAAGAELLDVAHGAQVQLRLRLPEAGADAFMARLGELCHGRVAWLDPR, from the coding sequence ATGCCATCCACCCTGAGCACCCCCGTCCACAGCGAACTCATCATCAAGAAGAGCCGCTTCATCGGCTGCGTGCAGCCCATGGCGGACCGCGCCAGCGCCCAGGCGGTGGTGGACGCGCTGCGCCAGCAGCACCCGGGCGCGGCCCATGTCTGCTGGGCGCTGCTGGCCGGGGGGCAGTCGGCCGCGGTGGACGACGGCGAGCCCGGCGGCACGGCCGGCCGGCCCATGCTGGACGTGCTGCGCCACCAGGACCTGGAGGGGGTACTCGCCACCGTGGTGCGCTACTTCGGCGGCGTCAAGCTCGGCGCGGGCGGCCTGGTGCGCGCCTACACCGACACCGTGGCCCAGGCCCTGCTGCAGGCCGACAAGGTGGCGCTGCGGCGCATGCAGACGCTGTGCTGCAGCGTGCCCTATGCGCTCGAGGGCCTGCTGCGCCGCGAGATCGAGGCCGCCGGCGCCGAGCTGCTCGACGTGGCCCATGGCGCCCAGGTGCAGCTGCGACTGCGCCTGCCCGAGGCGGGCGCCGATGCCTTCATGGCGCGGCTGGGCGAGCTGTGCCACGGGCGCGTGGCCTGGCTCGACCCCCGATAG